A single region of the Thermotoga profunda AZM34c06 genome encodes:
- a CDS encoding acetylxylan esterase has protein sequence MVYFDMPLEDLKKYLPQRYEEKDFDDFWKQTIHETRRYFQEPNLEKVDFYLQNVEVFDVTFSGYKGQKIKGWLILPKLRNGKLPCIVEFVGYGGGRGFPFDWLLWSAAGYAHFVMDTRGQGSNWLKGDTPDYEEDYPSDPQYPGFMTKGIMSPETFYYRRVFMDAFMAVEAVSSLPQIDSQMIISCGASQGGGIALAVSALSSKIKALLCDVPFLCHYKRAVQITDSMPYAEIARYCKIHIDKIETVFKTLSYFDGINFAVRAKCPALFSVALMDDICPPSTIFAAYNHYAGEKDIKIYPYNGHEGGSSFHILEKLKFVKTTVSMKR, from the coding sequence ATGGTTTATTTTGATATGCCATTGGAAGATCTTAAAAAATATTTGCCGCAAAGATACGAAGAAAAAGATTTCGATGATTTCTGGAAACAAACGATTCATGAAACAAGGAGGTATTTCCAAGAACCAAATCTTGAGAAAGTAGATTTTTATTTACAGAACGTTGAGGTTTTCGATGTGACTTTCTCTGGTTACAAAGGACAAAAAATAAAAGGATGGTTGATTTTGCCAAAGCTCAGAAATGGAAAATTACCCTGTATAGTTGAATTTGTTGGTTATGGAGGTGGAAGAGGATTTCCATTCGACTGGTTGCTCTGGAGTGCAGCAGGGTATGCGCACTTTGTAATGGATACAAGAGGGCAAGGTAGCAACTGGTTGAAGGGTGATACACCAGATTATGAAGAAGATTACCCGTCAGATCCACAGTATCCAGGCTTTATGACTAAAGGCATAATGAGCCCAGAAACCTTTTATTACAGAAGAGTGTTCATGGATGCCTTTATGGCTGTTGAGGCCGTTAGCTCTCTTCCACAAATAGATTCACAGATGATAATCTCTTGTGGTGCAAGTCAAGGCGGAGGAATAGCTTTGGCTGTGAGTGCATTGTCTTCGAAAATCAAAGCCTTACTCTGTGATGTTCCTTTTTTATGCCATTATAAAAGAGCAGTTCAGATAACAGATTCGATGCCTTATGCAGAAATCGCAAGATATTGCAAAATTCATATTGACAAAATCGAAACAGTATTCAAAACCCTCTCTTATTTCGATGGCATTAATTTTGCAGTTCGTGCGAAATGCCCTGCTTTGTTTTCAGTAGCACTTATGGACGATATCTGTCCACCATCAACAATTTTTGCTGCTTACAATCACTATGCAGGCGAAAAAGATATTAAAATCTATCCATACAATGGTCATGAGGGAGGTAGTTCTTTCCATATATTGGAAAAATTGAAGTTCGTTAAAACAACAGTCTCCATGAAAAGATGA
- the xylB gene encoding xylulokinase, which translates to MDFFAGLDLGTTGIKGILTDEHGKIYTIENEKLTLQTPKPGWSEQDPLEWWNATKNVIKKLSQKARQLNGTICAISTSGQMHSLVAIDKSGKILRNAILWNDQRTSEQCKKITNILGGEEEVLKVLANPILTGFTLPKLYWIKENEGEIYGKIDKILLPKDFINYMLTGEFATEHSDASGTVMYDIYSMNWSQYILNTFGISMTLLPKIVNSHSIIGTIKKQIARELDLDEKTLIVAGGADNACAALGVCVTTPGDVMISLGTSGTVVAPTLADKPDPKGRVHFFVHTIPQTKYHMGVMLCATYSLEWFKEKFLIEDYETINREVNKVPVGSNGVIFLPYLNGERTPHKDPNARGVFFGLSSYNNKWDLVRAIFEGVACGIKDSFEIIKELDVPVKNIRIAGGGAKSDIWVAILADILGSEIQRPLVNEGASYGAAILAFSGFTGKNPIKVSKDWFKVKDITVPSGENNERYQKLYDKYKKLYQRLKDLFLENF; encoded by the coding sequence ATGGATTTTTTTGCTGGATTAGACCTCGGTACCACAGGAATTAAAGGTATCTTGACAGACGAACACGGAAAAATATACACCATTGAGAATGAAAAACTCACTTTGCAAACTCCAAAACCCGGTTGGTCCGAACAAGATCCCCTTGAATGGTGGAATGCCACAAAAAATGTGATCAAAAAACTCTCACAGAAAGCAAGACAGTTAAATGGAACAATTTGCGCAATATCAACAAGTGGTCAAATGCACAGTTTAGTAGCTATTGACAAAAGCGGAAAGATTCTGAGAAATGCCATATTGTGGAATGATCAAAGAACATCTGAGCAGTGTAAAAAAATAACCAACATACTTGGTGGAGAAGAAGAGGTTTTGAAGGTTCTGGCAAACCCTATTCTAACTGGATTCACCTTGCCGAAGCTTTATTGGATTAAGGAAAATGAAGGTGAGATATACGGTAAGATCGATAAAATTCTGCTACCAAAGGATTTTATAAATTATATGCTCACTGGTGAATTTGCAACAGAACATTCGGATGCATCAGGAACAGTAATGTACGACATCTACAGCATGAACTGGAGTCAATATATCTTGAATACATTTGGCATCTCAATGACACTACTTCCAAAGATAGTCAATTCACATTCGATAATCGGAACGATCAAGAAACAAATTGCCCGTGAATTGGATTTAGATGAAAAAACTTTGATCGTCGCTGGTGGTGCAGATAATGCATGTGCGGCACTTGGTGTTTGTGTAACTACCCCAGGTGATGTGATGATAAGTTTGGGAACATCTGGAACAGTCGTTGCTCCGACGCTTGCAGATAAACCCGACCCAAAAGGTAGGGTTCACTTCTTTGTTCACACCATACCTCAGACAAAATACCACATGGGAGTAATGCTCTGTGCAACTTATTCTTTAGAATGGTTCAAAGAAAAGTTCCTGATCGAAGACTATGAAACTATAAATCGAGAAGTGAATAAAGTTCCTGTTGGTTCAAATGGTGTTATCTTCTTACCCTATCTGAATGGCGAGAGAACTCCCCATAAAGACCCAAATGCACGCGGTGTTTTCTTTGGATTATCCTCATATAACAACAAATGGGATTTGGTTAGAGCTATCTTTGAAGGAGTGGCTTGTGGTATAAAAGACTCTTTTGAAATAATCAAAGAACTTGATGTCCCTGTAAAAAACATAAGAATAGCAGGTGGGGGAGCAAAAAGTGACATTTGGGTTGCCATTTTGGCAGATATATTAGGATCTGAGATACAAAGACCCCTTGTCAATGAGGGCGCTTCTTATGGTGCAGCGATTCTTGCCTTTTCTGGTTTTACGGGTAAAAATCCCATCAAGGTCTCTAAAGATTGGTTCAAAGTAAAGGATATCACTGTGCCTTCCGGTGAAAACAACGAGAGGTATCAAAAACTTTATGATAAATACAAAAAGCTCTATCAAAGATTGAAAGATCTCTTTTTAGAAAACTTTTAG
- a CDS encoding ROK family transcriptional regulator, with amino-acid sequence MKYNSPRIKVLNKQNILKLIHENHPISRAEISIITDLTPSSVTRLTKELIDDGYIREKGTIGKNSPGRRRMLLDLNKNASVSLVFDLGVNVTTFGLGYFDGKVDLGGSFETPKHPKEFFKKVKEIYSKMQKERKITRISFSIPGMVNMVENRILLAPNLHWQDISINEFLDVDIPILADNEANLSMMAEKYHSKDLKEVKEAVFIVIREGVGTGVLLDGKIYRGPSFTAGEAGHMTVDIRSDKKCHCSNEGCWELVASINWAIKSYQGELQGKNAIEKFSSLKRKKDSRKILEDFAKNIAIGIVNIVNIINPQLIILGGEVQDLGEYFYNSIEEEVKKRALRDATRQLRIRPTIFETVSSNLVGAAVLAIEDIIEKVK; translated from the coding sequence TTGAAATATAACTCACCAAGGATAAAAGTTTTAAACAAGCAAAATATACTTAAACTCATACATGAGAATCATCCCATTTCGCGTGCTGAGATATCTATCATCACTGATCTAACACCAAGTAGTGTCACGAGATTAACCAAAGAACTGATCGACGATGGTTATATAAGAGAAAAAGGCACAATTGGAAAGAACTCCCCAGGTCGAAGAAGGATGTTGCTCGACTTGAATAAAAATGCCTCTGTAAGCCTTGTCTTTGATCTTGGTGTGAATGTAACCACATTTGGTTTGGGTTATTTCGATGGCAAGGTTGACTTAGGTGGATCTTTTGAGACACCAAAACATCCCAAAGAGTTTTTCAAAAAGGTAAAAGAGATATATAGCAAAATGCAAAAAGAGCGCAAGATAACAAGAATTTCTTTCTCCATACCCGGTATGGTAAATATGGTTGAAAATAGAATTCTCTTGGCTCCTAACCTTCACTGGCAAGATATATCAATAAATGAATTCCTGGATGTAGATATACCAATTCTCGCAGACAATGAAGCTAATCTGTCAATGATGGCTGAAAAATATCATTCAAAGGATTTAAAAGAAGTCAAAGAAGCTGTTTTCATAGTGATCAGAGAAGGTGTTGGAACAGGTGTACTTTTAGATGGAAAAATATATCGAGGACCATCCTTTACAGCAGGCGAAGCAGGGCATATGACAGTCGATATACGCTCAGATAAAAAATGCCATTGCTCTAATGAAGGATGCTGGGAGCTTGTTGCGTCAATTAACTGGGCGATAAAAAGTTACCAAGGGGAATTACAAGGAAAGAATGCAATAGAAAAATTCAGCTCATTGAAAAGAAAAAAAGACAGCAGGAAAATTCTCGAAGATTTTGCAAAAAATATCGCTATTGGAATCGTAAATATAGTGAATATCATAAATCCACAGTTAATAATTCTTGGCGGTGAGGTACAGGACTTGGGTGAATATTTCTATAACTCCATAGAAGAAGAAGTCAAAAAAAGAGCACTCAGAGATGCCACAAGACAACTTAGGATCAGACCAACGATTTTTGAGACTGTGAGCTCAAACCTTGTGGGTGCAGCTGTTTTAGCGATAGAAGATATCATTGAAAAGGTCAAATAG